In the genome of Hymenobacter cellulosivorans, one region contains:
- a CDS encoding DUF4292 domain-containing protein, translating to MNKCFPLVLLWVGLLLSGCSSKIFPTKSATTTAPAKGSELVKAKNLDFRYLKAKGKIKVDMPQLQQSANLNLRVRKDSAIWLSVSLGIEGVRAYITRDSVQVINYLQKEYYAGDYAYLSRLLNVPVTFDRVQALLLGNYLPAEANTTPKIGDEGAMQRVEFQEGGVLIAQLIELTRNRVQQIKLTEQQTQNQFTVDFSDFRPLAPSTIPFAYSVLVQGQVTKGKPATATINYRNIDVDQERLTFPFSVPKGYVRKK from the coding sequence ATGAATAAGTGCTTTCCGCTGGTATTGCTTTGGGTGGGCCTGCTGCTCAGTGGCTGTAGCTCCAAGATTTTCCCGACCAAGTCGGCCACGACCACTGCGCCAGCCAAAGGCTCTGAATTGGTAAAAGCCAAAAACCTGGACTTCCGCTACCTGAAGGCCAAAGGTAAAATCAAGGTGGATATGCCCCAGTTGCAGCAATCCGCTAACCTCAACCTGCGGGTGCGCAAGGACAGCGCCATCTGGCTGTCGGTGTCTTTGGGCATCGAGGGCGTGCGGGCTTACATCACCCGCGACTCGGTACAGGTGATTAACTACCTGCAGAAGGAATACTACGCCGGCGACTACGCTTACCTGAGCCGCCTGCTGAACGTGCCCGTGACGTTTGACCGGGTGCAGGCCCTGCTGCTGGGCAACTACTTGCCGGCTGAAGCCAACACCACGCCCAAAATCGGGGACGAAGGCGCAATGCAGCGGGTCGAGTTTCAGGAAGGCGGCGTGCTTATTGCCCAGCTTATCGAGCTCACGCGCAACCGGGTGCAGCAGATCAAGCTAACCGAGCAGCAAACCCAAAACCAGTTCACGGTCGACTTCTCCGATTTCCGCCCGCTGGCTCCCAGTACCATACCGTTTGCCTATTCGGTGCTCGTGCAGGGCCAAGTTACCAAAGGCAAGCCCGCCACCGCGACGATTAACTACCGAAACATTGATGTAGACCAGGAGCGGCTGACTTTCCCTTTTTCGGTGCCCAAGGGCTATGTTCGCAAAAAGTAA
- a CDS encoding murein hydrolase activator EnvC family protein: protein MFAKSKRTAFLLAIVSLLAVQSAPVWAQQRTTRSSATKPKTKAQLLRERRATLKRIQETSRILEQTQKQKEASVGQLNALKEKLTVQQGVIKNISSDLKYIESDVRQTETQVQKTQQSLEQLRAEYARMIYASSKTANSYNRIMFLFAAESFNQFMLRLRYIRQYSEVRQAQAAQIASTKQRLSQQLTGLTAKKQEKSTLLTTQLTENRNLVTLKTQQDQVVTKLSQQEESLRQELAERQQAVGRLDNLIAERVREEIARAARAAARAAAARARANAARANAGSGTARPSSPSRAATAEAAAAEEAAVERVDKVTLTPETAELSSSFADNRGRLLWPVSKGFISQRFGRHAHPVLKNVIVENRGVDIQTSAGEPVRAIFEGKVLTVASIAGMNNIVMIQHGEYFTVYAKLRSVSVTEGQHVDMRQQIGTVYTSPDGTSEVQFQVWRNSSNLNPENWLGRK from the coding sequence ATGTTCGCAAAAAGTAAGCGTACCGCCTTTCTTCTGGCAATAGTAAGTCTGTTGGCGGTGCAGAGCGCGCCAGTGTGGGCGCAGCAGCGCACCACCCGTAGTAGCGCCACCAAACCCAAAACCAAGGCCCAACTGCTGCGGGAGCGGCGGGCCACGCTCAAGCGGATTCAGGAAACCAGCCGGATTCTGGAGCAAACCCAGAAGCAGAAAGAAGCGTCGGTGGGCCAGCTCAATGCCCTGAAGGAAAAGCTGACCGTGCAGCAGGGCGTTATCAAGAATATTTCCTCGGACCTGAAGTACATCGAGTCGGATGTGCGGCAGACCGAGACGCAGGTGCAGAAAACCCAGCAGAGCCTGGAGCAGCTGCGGGCCGAGTATGCCCGTATGATTTACGCTTCCTCGAAAACGGCCAACAGCTACAACCGCATCATGTTCCTGTTTGCGGCTGAATCGTTCAACCAGTTTATGCTACGCCTGCGCTACATCCGCCAGTACTCGGAAGTGCGCCAGGCCCAGGCCGCCCAGATTGCCAGCACCAAGCAACGCCTAAGCCAGCAGCTGACCGGCCTCACGGCTAAGAAGCAGGAGAAAAGCACCCTGCTCACCACCCAGCTTACCGAAAACCGTAACCTGGTCACGCTCAAAACCCAGCAGGACCAAGTCGTAACCAAGCTTAGCCAGCAGGAAGAAAGTCTGCGCCAGGAGCTGGCCGAGCGCCAGCAGGCCGTAGGCCGCCTCGACAACCTGATTGCCGAGCGGGTACGGGAAGAAATTGCCCGCGCGGCTCGCGCCGCCGCTCGTGCGGCGGCAGCCCGTGCCCGGGCTAATGCCGCACGAGCCAATGCTGGCTCGGGTACGGCACGCCCCAGCTCCCCTTCCCGGGCAGCTACTGCCGAAGCAGCGGCGGCCGAGGAAGCGGCCGTGGAGCGGGTAGACAAAGTGACGCTCACACCCGAAACGGCAGAACTCTCGTCGTCCTTTGCCGACAACCGCGGCCGACTGCTGTGGCCGGTTTCGAAGGGGTTCATCTCCCAGCGCTTTGGCCGGCACGCTCATCCGGTGCTCAAGAACGTTATTGTCGAAAACCGGGGTGTCGATATTCAGACCAGCGCCGGGGAACCGGTCCGGGCTATTTTCGAGGGCAAGGTGCTGACCGTGGCTAGCATTGCGGGCATGAACAATATCGTCATGATTCAGCACGGTGAGTATTTCACGGTGTACGCCAAGTTGCGCAGCGTAAGCGTAACGGAAGGCCAGCACGTGGATATGCGCCAGCAGATCGGCACGGTATACACCAGCCCGGATGGTACTTCGGAGGTGCAGTTTCAGGTGTGGCGCAACAGCTCCAACCTAAACCCGGAAAACTGGCTCGGACGCAAGTAA
- a CDS encoding GAF domain-containing DNA-binding protein has protein sequence MPAKTSPPFSSGFLTNHSSHDTREAERLDALRNYQILDTPAEEVFDDLAKLAACICGTPISLVSLIDAERQWFKANVGLEGVTSTEREISFCQHAMFGTDIYEVEDAGKDPLFCSNPLVTDDPGIRFYAGAPLVTPEGQSLGTLCAIDRVPRRLTEQQREALRILAREVVAHLELRRARLQLEQEQRKLEGLLRMANDAADSLYMVSRNELFIKQDHKLVRVSAADIRYVEALGDYVNIYAGRDRHTVYSTMKELETKLPPREFARVHRKYIVRLDRIMAIEADAVIVDTGRGTEGASNLLPVPIGSSYKASLLNRLNLV, from the coding sequence ATGCCAGCGAAAACGAGCCCACCTTTTTCCTCCGGTTTTCTTACTAATCACTCGTCACACGATACCCGGGAAGCCGAGCGCCTGGATGCGTTGCGCAACTACCAGATTCTGGACACACCGGCCGAGGAGGTGTTTGATGATCTGGCGAAGTTGGCGGCTTGCATCTGCGGCACGCCTATTTCGCTGGTTTCCCTAATTGATGCCGAACGGCAGTGGTTCAAAGCCAACGTTGGCCTGGAAGGAGTGACCAGTACGGAGCGTGAAATCTCGTTCTGTCAGCACGCCATGTTCGGCACGGATATCTACGAGGTTGAAGATGCCGGCAAAGACCCGTTGTTTTGCAGCAATCCGCTGGTAACGGACGACCCAGGTATCCGTTTCTACGCCGGTGCTCCTCTGGTAACGCCCGAAGGACAGTCGTTGGGCACCTTGTGCGCCATCGACCGGGTGCCGCGCCGCCTGACCGAGCAGCAGCGTGAGGCCCTGCGCATTCTGGCCCGGGAAGTGGTAGCCCACCTGGAGCTTCGCCGCGCCCGCCTACAGTTGGAGCAAGAGCAGCGCAAGCTTGAAGGCCTGTTGCGCATGGCCAACGATGCGGCCGACTCGCTCTATATGGTTAGCCGTAACGAGTTGTTTATCAAGCAGGATCACAAGCTGGTGCGCGTCAGCGCCGCCGATATCCGCTACGTAGAGGCCCTGGGCGACTACGTCAACATTTATGCCGGCCGCGACCGGCACACGGTCTACAGTACGATGAAGGAACTGGAGACCAAGCTGCCTCCCCGCGAGTTTGCCCGCGTACACCGCAAGTACATCGTGCGCCTCGACCGGATTATGGCCATTGAAGCTGATGCCGTGATAGTGGATACCGGCCGCGGGACCGAAGGCGCCAGCAACTTATTGCCCGTACCCATCGGAAGTTCTTACAAAGCAAGCTTGCTCAATCGCCTAAACCTAGTGTAG
- the tatA gene encoding twin-arginine translocase TatA/TatE family subunit, translating into MTLASLFLIGNFGTTEILLILFVIILLFGAKRIPELAKGLGKGIREFKDASKDEQPEFRDRPVNPNDPNQTRL; encoded by the coding sequence ATGACACTTGCCTCGCTTTTCCTGATCGGCAACTTCGGCACGACCGAAATCCTGCTGATTCTTTTTGTTATTATCTTGTTGTTCGGTGCCAAGCGCATTCCGGAGCTGGCCAAAGGCTTGGGCAAAGGCATTCGGGAGTTCAAGGATGCCTCCAAGGACGAGCAGCCCGAGTTTCGGGACCGGCCGGTAAACCCCAACGACCCGAATCAAACCCGTCTGTAA
- the tatA gene encoding twin-arginine translocase TatA/TatE family subunit: MQTPTLIFLGDLGGGEIMLIMVVILIFFGANKIPELARGLGKGIREFKDASREIRSEFENADQPRPNPNAGYQAPPVYSAPAPEPAAVTPVHPNAADNSNVAYTAPATTVAPPMDGGITPPVPTTEERPRLDQMTN; the protein is encoded by the coding sequence ATGCAGACTCCCACACTTATCTTCCTAGGCGACCTTGGTGGCGGCGAAATCATGCTGATCATGGTCGTTATCCTGATCTTCTTTGGCGCCAACAAGATTCCTGAGCTAGCTCGGGGCCTGGGTAAAGGCATCCGCGAATTCAAAGACGCGTCGCGTGAAATTCGCAGCGAGTTTGAAAACGCTGACCAGCCCCGCCCCAACCCTAACGCCGGCTACCAAGCGCCCCCCGTGTACTCGGCCCCCGCTCCTGAACCAGCAGCGGTAACGCCGGTACATCCTAACGCTGCCGACAACTCGAATGTGGCTTACACTGCTCCCGCTACTACGGTAGCTCCGCCCATGGATGGTGGCATCACGCCCCCGGTACCGACTACGGAAGAGCGGCCCCGCCTTGATCAAATGACCAACTGA